From a region of the Salvelinus alpinus chromosome 2, SLU_Salpinus.1, whole genome shotgun sequence genome:
- the LOC139567715 gene encoding phosphoinositide 3-kinase regulatory subunit 5-like: MQHTSCTEDRIQHALDRCLDGLRPSPTAPQPWNVLMCSAGQSLNRWSLEELVKRDPENFLILLQQILRKTREVQDQCQYELVAPLAIMFSSTLLQTPFCPPATELLEEACEVFGCFVTWPEPYCSVCKGLLSTLHQELKAPGISYHRLVREEQGLATSKHSSKTMTVLLMNPSEVPPEFLSVADQLSSIQRSQRETYITLVKHAYQATLGSKYPLASIHKALQVKSLEVLVEIFSMVTDVLEMAAAMDDPAKGRDHVTQGLEGLRERMGVPASNVRKSDGMLQTLPLPTAKCYMFHWDKDNFDILNTILENEHDLTGFQTSSGQGEDEEGEEGAEFDLEEEEGEKEEGEKEFVRRHVGGNGWSMDHRASTFSTVSSLSTASKDSMYSNLSESYTPSILSVTSGIDSDFYEDPEDATSSPSPLERSPSSGKSTKASARRSQHFSRFFKTKTQSLTRAKSLGSPDAKDFVPVRSKRSNSLPQQVHLRSPDSLFQTPCTSQALKHVCFRRRPILSSDEEGDSNATTLRVVVFGADHVAGKVARAYSNLRQRENVCPNLSRAFRLQFFFVPVKRDSVVRCPSPRCPSPGGQSASPRRGSTSCTELNIIATEDSTNDIARFIGMLDPWYERNTLSLLSLPANVVCQQTSKIESELYDSSYEDRLPILADLVLYYCRHATRPALMQLYQAEMTLAGGERRTEVFIHSLELGHTAGTRAIKAMGAASKRFGIDGDREAVPLMLEVVYNRVVISGRSQWTKKDKVCTSINLTKACKNPEELDSKMECLQLTMTEVLKRQNSNKSKKGYNQQLSMTEVKVDKVQVSGSGNTTFAVCLDQDEKKIFQCVTRCEVSVCYKPDSSTDWRLDQGLSAQIQPLHPTFCTLLCLPIATFSGAQP; this comes from the exons ATGCAGCACACGTCGTGTACTGAGGACCGGATCCAGCATGCTCTGGACCGATGTCTGGATGGGCTCAGACCCAGCCCCACGGCACCACAACCCTGGAACG tcctGATGTGCTCGGCGGGCCAGTCGTTGAACCGCTGGAGTCTGGAGGAATTGGTGAAGAGAGACCCAGAGAACTTCCTCATCCTCCTGCAGCAGATCCTCAGGAAGACCCGAGAG gTCCAGGATCAGTGTCAGTATGAGCTAGTGGCTCCCCTCGCTATCATGTTCTCCTCCACTCTGTTACAG ACCCCCTTCTGTCCCCCTGCCACGGAGCTGCTGGAGGAGGCCTGTGAGGTGTTCGGCTGTTTCGTGACTTGGCCAGAGCCTTACTGCAGCGTGTGTAAAGGACTGCTCTCCACCTTACATCAGGAACTCAAGGCCCCAG GCATATCCTATCACAGACTGGTGAGAGAAGAGCAAGGCCTGGCCACCTCAAAACATAGCTCAAAAACAAT GACGGTTCTGTTGATGAACCCTAGTGAGGTGCCTCCTGAGTTCCTGTCTGTAGCAGACCAACTGAGTAGTATCCAAcggtcccagagagagacataCATCACCCTGGTCAAACATGCCTACCAGGCTACCCTGGGCTCCAAGTACCCCCTAGCCAGCATCCACAAAGCCCTGCAG GTCAAGAGTCTAGAAGTGCTGGTGGAGATCTTCTCCATGGTAACCGACGTCCTGGAGATGGCCGCTGCCATGGACGACCCGGCGAAAGGCCGTGATCATGTGACGCAGGGCCTGGAGGGGCTGAGGGAGAGGATGGGCGTCCCAGCGTCCAATGTCAGGAAGTCTGACG GAATGCTGCAAACTCTACCACTGCCCACAGCCAAGTGCTACATGTTTCACTGGGACAAGGACAACTTTG ACATCCTCAACACCATCCTGGAGAACGAGCATGACCTAACCGGCTTCCAGACCTCCAGTGGTCAGGGTGAagatgaggagggggaggaaggtgcAGAGTTCGacctggaggaggaagagggagagaaggaagagggagagaaggagtttGTACGTAGACATGTCGGAGGCAACGGCTGGAGCATGGACCACCGAGCCTCTACCTTCTCCaccgtctcctccctctccactgccTCTAAAGACTCCATGTACTCCAACTTGTCCGAATCCTACACCCCCTCCATTCTCTCAGTCACTTCCGGCATCGACAGCGACTTCTACGAAGACCCTGAGGACGCCACCTCCAGCCCCTCCCCTTTGGAACGGAGTCCATCGTCCGGCAAGTCAACCAAAGCTTCGGCTCGTCGGAGCCAGCACTTCTCCCGTTTCTTCAAGACAAAGACACAGTCCCTGACCAGAGCCAAGAGCCTCGGCAGCCCAGATGCTAAGGACTTTGTCCCTGTTCGTTCAAAGCGCTCCAACTCCCTCCCGCAGCAGGTGCACCTACGCAGCCCAGACTCCTTGTTCCAGACCCCCTGTACCTCCCAGGCCCTCAAGCATGTGTGCTTCCGCCGGAGGCCCATCCTGAGCAGTGACGAGGAGGGTGACAGTAATGCCACCACCCTGAGGGTGGTAGTGTTCGGGGCCGACCACGTGGCGGGCAAGGTGGCGAGGGCCTATAGTAACCTACGCCAGAGAGAGAACGTTTGCCCGAACCTCAGCAGAGCCTTCCGGCTGCAGTTCTTCTTTGTGCCTGTGAAGAGGGACAGTGTTGTGAGGTGCCCCAGTCCCAGGTGCCCTAGCCCCGGAGGCCAGTCGGCTAGCCCACGGAGAGGAAGTACATCCTGTACA GAGCTCAACATTATTGCCACAGAAGACAGCACTAACGACATAGCCCGTTTTATTGGTATGCTGGACCCCTGGTACGAACGCAACACCTTGAGCCTGCTCAGTCTACCAGCCAACGTGGTGTGTCAG CAAACCTCTAAGATAGAGTCTGAGTTGTATGATAGTTCCTATGAGGATCGTCTGCCCATCCTGGCTGACCTGGTGCTGTACTACTGTCGCCATGCCACCAGGCCTGCACTGATGCAGCTCTACCAAGCTGAG ATGACGTTAGCTGGAGGCGAGAGGCGGACAGAGGTTTTCATTCACTCCCTAGAGCTGGGCCACACCGCGGGGACACGAGCCATCAAGGCTATGG GTGCCGCAAGCAAGAGGTTTGGGATCGATGGCGACCGGGAGGCAGTCCCTCTGATGTTAGAGGTGGTTTACAACAGG gtGGTTATCAGTGGGAGAAGTCAATGGACGAAGAAAGACAAAGTTTGCACCTCCATCAACCTGACCAAAGCCTGCAAGAATCCAGAGGAACTAG ATTCAAAGATGGAGTGCTTGCAGTTGACAATGACAGAAGTACTGAAAAGGCAAAACTCAAACAAATCTAAGAAGGGCTACAATCAG CAACTGAGCATGACTGAGGTGAAGGTGGACAAGGTGCAGGTCAGTGGTTCTGGTAACACCACATTCGCTGTGTGTCTGGACCAGGATGAGAAGAAGATCTTCCAGTGTGTCACCAG gTGTGAAGTATCTGTATGCTACAAGCCTGACAGCTCTACAGACTGGAGGTTAGACCAGGGCCTGTCCGCCCAGATCCAGCCACTCCACCCCACCTTCTGcaccctcctctgcctgcccaTAGCCACCTTCAGCGGCGCACAGCCCTGA